The Corynebacterium mycetoides genome includes the window CCCAGCTCGTCCTCGAGGCTGAACGGGACGTTGTCCGCGCGGCGGGCCACCTTCTCCTCGGCCCAGGTGAAGCCGGTGACCTTCTTGCCGTCGAGCAGCTTGGAGCCGTCGGCGAGCGTCACGTTAAGCAGACCGGCCGGGCCGTGGCACACGGCGGAAACGATCTTTCCGGCATCGGCGAAGCTTGCCACGGCCTCGCGCACGGTCTCCGAGGTGAAGTCGTACATCGTGCCGTGCCCGCCGGTGAGGTAGATCCCGTCGTAGCTGTCCTTGTCCACGTCGGCCAGCGCCGGGGTGTTGTCGAGGCGCTTCATAAACTCGCCGTCCTCGTAGCGCTTGTCGGTGTCGCCCATCCCGATCACGGGCGGCATCAGGCTAACGGGATCGAGGGGGACAACGCCGCCCTGCACGCTCGCCAGGTCCACGGTGTGGCCCGCTTCGGTCAGAACGTCGTAGAAGTGGGTGTACTCGCCCAGCCAGAGGCCGGTGCGGTATCCAGAGGTTTGGTAACGGTATGTGCTTGTTGCTACTGCAAGGAATTTCATTGCTCCGACCATAGCACCGTCGCGAGGCGCGCGGAAGACCCTCGATCGGCTACACTTCGCACCCATGTCGACAACCACTTCCGCCCCGAAACGCGGGCTTAAATCCGACCCGTTGATCTTTTATACGTCGGTCGGATTCATTGCCCTCTTCGTCGCGTTGACCGTCGTGTTCGGCGACCGCGCCCGCAGCGCCTACTCGGCCATCTCGGGTGCGCTGATGGACAACTTCTCGTGGTTCTACATCGGCGGGGTCTCCGCCGTCCTAGTCTTCCTCATCGTCATTTTCGTGTCCAAGTACGGCAACCTGCGGCTTGGTGACGATGACGACGAGCCCGAATACACCCTGCCCGTCTGGTTCGCGATGCTCTTCGCCGCCGGGATGGGCGCGACGCTGTTGTTCTGGGGCGCGGCCGAGCCGCTGCACCACGCCTACAATCCCCCGCGCGGTGACTTCGAACCGATGAGCCGCGAGGCCATCAATCAAGCTTTCGAGTTCACCTACTACCACTTCGGTATCCACATGTGGGTGATTTTCACCCTGCCTGGCCTGGCCATGGGCTACTTCAGCTACAAGCGCAAGATGCCGGCGCGTCTGTCGTCGCTGTTCGCCCCGCTGCTGGGCTCGCGCGTGTACGACTGGCCGGGCAAGCTTATCGACGCCTTCGGCATCATCGGCACCGTCTTCGGCATCGGCGTCTCGGTCGGCCTGGGTGTGCTGCAGATTTCCGCTGGCATGAACATCATGTGGGGCGTGCCGCTTGTCACCCCGGTCCAGCTGGGCATCATCCTGGCGATTACTGTCGCCGCGTGCCTGTCGGTGGCCTCCGGCTTGGACAAGGGCA containing:
- a CDS encoding type 1 glutamine amidotransferase domain-containing protein, with product MKFLAVATSTYRYQTSGYRTGLWLGEYTHFYDVLTEAGHTVDLASVQGGVVPLDPVSLMPPVIGMGDTDKRYEDGEFMKRLDNTPALADVDKDSYDGIYLTGGHGTMYDFTSETVREAVASFADAGKIVSAVCHGPAGLLNVTLADGSKLLDGKKVTGFTWAEEKVARRADNVPFSLEDELGAQAGEYSKGAVPMTEHVVVDGLLVTGQNPMSAAGVGKAVLELI